TCTTGTCGGTGACAAACAAGCGGTATGAAATTTCGGATACGCCGGATCCCGCTTCGTCCAGCGTAACTATTAGTTTTCCGACTTCGTCTGGTAGGAGCACGGCTTAGTGCATCTTCTTGCAGCTGCCCCAAAACGCCGGTGGTAGAAACAGTACGGCGACGGTGTCGAGCTTCGAGATCTGCGTCCGTTCGAGTTTGACCGATTGCGTCGATAGTTTGGTCTTCCGCGGTGCTGGCAGTTTTGGTGAACCATCTTCAACGCAGCGACTTCAAGTGACAGCTTCCTTATCTCTTCGACTAGGAACTTCGTATCGCTGGGTGGAACGCTCGTACTGGGGCTTTCGACGGCTGCGATGTGTGAACTTGGGCTTGATTCCACCATCTTGTCGGCCAATATAGCGAGCTCGTCTAGTGCGGTCTTCGTGCTGAATGATTCGCTTGCGGCGAGTACGGATCGCAcatgtgatggtaagtgattagtCCACAGTATGCGCAGCGTTGAATCCGGGACCTTTTCTCTGGCAAGAAATCTCATGCGGCGAAGTAACTGAGTAGGCTTTTGGTCTCCTAGCTCGATTTCGGACAGCAGCTTTTGCAGCTGGCGGCTGTCAGATTCTTCGTATGCGGAGATGAGGCGGTTCTTCACTGCGGTGTATAGGTCTGTTGCCGGTGGATCGAAGAGTATATCG
This DNA window, taken from Bicyclus anynana unplaced genomic scaffold, ilBicAnyn1.1 scaffold_98, whole genome shotgun sequence, encodes the following:
- the LOC128199840 gene encoding uncharacterized protein LOC128199840, which translates into the protein MASPNNASVADSQGEIAGIALSMRVPPFWRDKPRLWFISFEAATADLKKSQDQLAQMVIAQLQKEDIEQISDILFDPPATDLYTAVKNRLISAYEESDSRQLQKLLSEIELGDQKPTQLLRRMRFLAREKVPDSTLRILWTNHLPSHVRSVLAASESFSTKTALDELAILADKMVESSPSSHIAAVESPSTSVPPSDTKFLVEEIRKLSLEVAALKMVHQNCQHRGRPNYRRNRSNSNGRRSRSSTPSPYCFYHRRFGAAARRCTKPCSYQTKSEN